In Microbacterium esteraromaticum, the following proteins share a genomic window:
- a CDS encoding ATP-binding cassette domain-containing protein yields the protein MPQDHPADSHDSIRVEGARENNLKDVSVTLPKRRLTVFTGVSGSGKSSLVFDTIAAESRRMIDETYSAFVQGFMPSVPRPDVDVLEGLTTAIIVDQERLGANPRSTVGTVTDANAMLRILFSKFGVPYIGGPTAFSFNIPTQKASGVMTGPKGEKKIVKDVVYLGGMCPRCEGRGAVSDIDLAQVVDESKSLDEGAIMVPGYTADGWMVKGFSQSGFYPADKPVSSFTEKQRQLFLYGEVTKVKISGINMTYEGLIPKITKSMLSKDIDALQPHIRAFVERVATFKTCPECDGTRLTEGARSSKIDGTSIADACRMQITDLAAWVRGLSVAGAAPLLDALRANLDSFVTLGLGYLSLERPSGSLSGGEAQRIKLLRHLGSSLTDVTYVFDEPTIGLHPHDIQRMNTLLLQLRDKGNTVLVVEHKPETIAIADRVVDLGPGAGSGGGEVCFEGTVDELTRSGTLTGRHLHDRAALKTEVRPHAGVIEVRGADVNNLKDVDVDVPTGVLTVVTGVAGSGKSSLVHGSITPMDGVVAIDQTAIKGSRRSNPATYTGMLEPIRKAFAKANGVKPALFSANSEGACPSCKGSGVIVTELGFMDTIETPCEDCGGKRFQLGVLEYKLGGLDITEVLDLPVAEAHTFFSAAETKIPAVVSVLSRMEDVGLGYLTLGQPLSTLSGGERQRLKLAIQMGEKADIYVLDEPTTGLHLADVENMLGLLDRLVDSGKTVVVIEHHQAVMAHADWIIDIGPGAGHDGGRVVFEGTPAELIADGSTLTGQHLAEYVS from the coding sequence GTGCCACAGGACCACCCCGCCGACAGCCACGACAGCATTCGCGTCGAAGGCGCCCGCGAGAACAATCTCAAGGACGTCTCGGTCACCCTCCCGAAGCGCCGGCTGACCGTCTTCACGGGCGTCTCGGGATCGGGGAAGAGCTCGCTGGTGTTCGACACGATCGCTGCCGAGTCTCGACGCATGATCGACGAGACCTACAGCGCGTTCGTGCAGGGATTCATGCCGTCTGTTCCCCGTCCCGACGTCGACGTCCTGGAGGGGCTGACCACCGCCATCATCGTCGATCAGGAGCGCCTCGGCGCCAACCCTCGGTCGACGGTGGGCACGGTGACCGACGCGAACGCGATGCTGCGGATCCTGTTCTCGAAGTTCGGCGTACCGTACATCGGCGGTCCGACGGCGTTCTCGTTCAACATCCCCACGCAGAAGGCCAGCGGGGTGATGACCGGACCCAAGGGCGAGAAGAAGATCGTGAAGGACGTCGTCTACCTCGGCGGCATGTGCCCGCGGTGCGAGGGCAGGGGAGCGGTGTCCGACATCGATCTCGCCCAGGTCGTCGACGAGTCGAAGTCCCTCGACGAGGGCGCCATCATGGTGCCCGGCTACACGGCGGACGGCTGGATGGTGAAGGGGTTCTCGCAGTCGGGGTTCTATCCGGCCGACAAGCCGGTCTCATCGTTCACCGAGAAGCAGCGCCAGCTGTTCCTCTACGGCGAGGTGACGAAGGTCAAGATCTCGGGGATCAACATGACCTACGAGGGCCTGATCCCGAAGATCACCAAGTCGATGCTCTCGAAGGACATCGACGCTCTGCAGCCGCACATCCGCGCGTTCGTCGAGCGCGTGGCGACGTTCAAGACGTGCCCTGAATGCGATGGCACCCGTCTCACCGAGGGCGCCCGGTCATCGAAGATCGACGGCACGAGCATCGCCGACGCGTGCCGGATGCAGATCACCGACCTCGCGGCGTGGGTGCGGGGGCTTTCCGTGGCCGGCGCCGCGCCGCTGCTCGACGCGCTGCGCGCGAACCTCGACTCCTTCGTCACCCTCGGTCTCGGCTATCTCAGCCTGGAGCGACCCTCGGGCTCGCTGAGTGGGGGAGAGGCGCAGCGGATCAAGCTGCTGCGCCATCTCGGATCCTCGCTCACCGATGTGACCTATGTGTTCGACGAGCCGACGATCGGTCTGCATCCACACGACATCCAGCGCATGAACACGCTGCTGCTTCAGCTGCGCGATAAAGGCAACACGGTGCTCGTGGTCGAGCACAAGCCCGAGACGATCGCGATCGCCGATCGTGTCGTCGACCTCGGACCCGGCGCAGGCAGCGGCGGGGGAGAGGTGTGCTTCGAGGGCACGGTCGACGAGCTGACGCGCAGCGGAACGCTGACAGGGCGCCACCTGCACGACCGGGCGGCGCTCAAGACCGAGGTGCGGCCGCACGCCGGCGTGATCGAGGTCAGGGGAGCGGACGTCAACAACCTGAAGGATGTGGACGTCGACGTGCCCACAGGTGTGCTGACGGTCGTGACAGGCGTCGCCGGATCGGGCAAGAGCTCTCTCGTGCACGGCTCGATCACTCCGATGGACGGCGTGGTGGCCATCGATCAGACCGCGATCAAGGGATCTCGCCGCAGCAACCCTGCGACGTACACCGGCATGCTGGAGCCGATCCGCAAGGCGTTCGCCAAGGCGAACGGGGTGAAGCCGGCGCTATTCAGCGCGAACAGCGAGGGGGCGTGCCCGTCGTGCAAGGGATCCGGCGTGATCGTCACGGAGCTCGGCTTCATGGACACGATCGAGACGCCGTGCGAGGACTGTGGCGGCAAGCGCTTCCAGCTCGGAGTGCTCGAGTACAAGCTGGGCGGGCTGGACATCACCGAGGTGCTCGACCTGCCTGTAGCGGAGGCGCACACCTTCTTCTCTGCCGCCGAGACGAAGATCCCCGCGGTGGTCTCGGTGCTCTCGCGGATGGAGGACGTGGGTCTCGGGTACCTGACGCTCGGCCAGCCTCTGTCGACGCTGTCGGGTGGTGAGCGTCAGCGGCTCAAGCTCGCGATCCAGATGGGCGAGAAGGCCGACATCTACGTGCTCGACGAGCCCACGACCGGCCTTCATCTCGCTGACGTCGAGAACATGCTCGGTCTGCTCGATCGACTGGTCGACTCGGGAAAGACCGTCGTCGTCATCGAGCATCATCAGGCGGTGATGGCGCACGCCGACTGGATCATCGACATCGGGCCAGGTGCAGGTCACGACGGCGGTCGGGTCGTCTTCGAAGGGACTCCCGCTGAGCTCATCGCGGATGGGTCGACGTTGACCGGCCAGCACCTCGCCGAATACGTCTCATGA
- a CDS encoding formylglycine-generating enzyme family protein has protein sequence MDLWEMRKLPAGTVVLHDARRGEHRTVELEPFEIGVFAVTEGQFAEVLGIAAQHPRRPARDLSWYRAIRFCNAASEWEGLDPAYSFDGEEITWHVDSDGYRLPTEAEWEYACRAGSIGPQYGPLGEIAWTSLDGVGSPRDVGMKLPNLNGLFDTLGNVWEWCWDFLDPERYDDYRVFRGGGFADDTWSVRASVRRGGGPRMHHDDVGMRLARGAFDGEDAAQGWSAQADVEQGGRGGARPLGWTPRR, from the coding sequence ATGGATCTCTGGGAGATGCGAAAGCTGCCGGCCGGAACCGTCGTCCTGCACGACGCACGCCGGGGCGAGCACCGGACGGTCGAGCTCGAGCCGTTCGAGATCGGCGTCTTCGCGGTGACCGAGGGCCAGTTCGCCGAAGTGCTGGGCATCGCTGCTCAGCATCCCCGCCGGCCGGCCCGCGACCTGAGCTGGTACCGCGCCATCCGGTTCTGCAATGCCGCGTCGGAGTGGGAGGGGCTCGATCCTGCCTACTCGTTCGACGGGGAGGAGATCACCTGGCACGTCGACAGCGACGGCTACCGTCTGCCGACAGAGGCGGAGTGGGAGTACGCCTGCCGCGCCGGGTCGATCGGGCCGCAGTACGGCCCCCTCGGCGAGATCGCATGGACATCGCTCGACGGAGTCGGGTCCCCGCGGGACGTCGGCATGAAGCTGCCGAATCTCAACGGACTCTTCGACACGCTCGGCAACGTCTGGGAGTGGTGCTGGGACTTCCTCGATCCGGAGCGGTACGACGACTACCGTGTCTTCCGCGGCGGCGGCTTCGCCGACGACACCTGGAGCGTGCGCGCGTCCGTGCGTCGGGGCGGTGGACCGCGGATGCACCATGACGATGTGGGCATGAGACTCGCGCGGGGTGCCTTCGACGGCGAGGATGCCGCCCAGGGATGGTCAGCGCAGGCCGACGTCGAGCAGGGCGGACGCGGCGGAGCACGGCCGCTGGGCTGGACACCCCGACGCTGA
- a CDS encoding DNA polymerase IV has protein sequence MTPWVLHVDMDQFIAAVEVLRNPELAGKAVIVGGNGDPAERAVVATASYEARQLGIGSGMPLKVAARKAPADAVFLPVDHAAYEQASAEVMATLRALPEVTLEVLGWDECFLGVSTEDPEAVAHRAQAAVLASTALHCSIGIGDNRIRAKIATGFGKPRGVFRLTEQNWFDVMGERSTRDLWGVGSRVQKRLAAHGVQTVRELADADQGELVAEFGPKMGVWYRDLGYGRGPAVVDDTPWVARSHSRETTYQQNLTTAEQVADAVRDLAVRAYDDCAAEDRPIQRVHLKVRYAPFDTRTFGRKLATPTSDRAEFVAAALELAATVEAEREVRLLGVRAEMTMPGDEDAVERTPIRGRM, from the coding sequence ATGACTCCCTGGGTGCTGCATGTCGACATGGATCAGTTCATCGCTGCGGTCGAGGTGCTCCGGAACCCCGAACTCGCAGGAAAGGCAGTCATCGTCGGAGGCAACGGTGACCCGGCTGAACGGGCGGTGGTCGCCACGGCCTCGTACGAGGCGCGTCAGTTAGGGATCGGCTCCGGGATGCCGTTGAAGGTCGCGGCGCGCAAGGCTCCTGCCGATGCTGTCTTCCTGCCGGTGGACCACGCTGCCTATGAGCAGGCATCGGCCGAGGTCATGGCGACCCTGCGCGCTCTGCCCGAAGTCACTCTTGAGGTGCTCGGCTGGGACGAGTGCTTCCTCGGCGTCTCCACCGAGGACCCCGAGGCGGTTGCCCATCGAGCACAGGCGGCGGTGCTCGCCTCCACGGCCCTGCACTGCTCGATCGGGATCGGAGACAACAGGATCCGGGCGAAGATCGCGACGGGGTTCGGCAAGCCGCGGGGAGTCTTCCGGCTCACCGAGCAGAACTGGTTCGATGTCATGGGGGAGCGGTCGACGCGCGACCTGTGGGGCGTCGGGTCTCGCGTGCAGAAGCGGCTGGCGGCTCACGGCGTCCAGACGGTGCGTGAGCTGGCCGACGCCGATCAGGGGGAGCTCGTCGCGGAGTTCGGCCCGAAGATGGGCGTCTGGTATCGCGATCTCGGATACGGCCGCGGCCCGGCGGTAGTCGATGACACGCCGTGGGTGGCACGCAGCCACAGCCGCGAGACGACGTACCAGCAGAATCTCACGACGGCGGAGCAGGTGGCCGACGCTGTCCGTGATCTGGCTGTGCGCGCGTACGACGACTGCGCAGCGGAAGACCGCCCGATACAGCGGGTGCACCTGAAGGTGCGCTACGCGCCGTTCGACACGCGGACCTTCGGCCGCAAGCTGGCGACGCCCACCTCTGATCGCGCGGAGTTCGTCGCGGCAGCTCTGGAGCTCGCCGCCACGGTGGAGGCTGAGCGGGAAGTGCGTCTGCTGGGCGTGCGCGCGGAGATGACGATGCCGGGGGACGAGGATGCGGTGGAACGAACACCGATCCGCGGAAGGATGTGA
- a CDS encoding serine/threonine-protein kinase, translating into MTADDSLTNAELIDGRYRILECVGRGGMAQVYRADDTILGRVVALKMLRSELEGNEASAGRARGEMTALASLNHPALVTLYDAHLVPGRPEYLVMEYVDGPTLAERIADGPLAPGDVAALTADLAEALHVVHSAGIVHRDIKPSNVLLSRAPFPTSRSGAKLADFGISAIVDAARLTTPGIVIGTAAYIAPEQLQGAMPAAPADIYSLGLMMLEALTGTRPFPQAEGIGAALARLDTAPVVPADLGSAWSNLLTAMTASDPGERPTASEVFTAASELTTASARPPRPVIPAAAAAAAAAAAVARSSAADAMAAPTDAVTAAMTTSTGAGALASTGATPSPSSAATSDMPMGAASLPAEPTPTRVLARSAPDGEPDRSTTRRRLGFVGAVAAVAAGAAVLAGAWMAGNAVPEPAATNPADTGPSEIATPTPEAPDETRDSGVVGNTSDDKNSEKDRKAEKEAEKASEEQRKAVEKAQKDAEEAAEDAEEAAEDTGDQQLEEAEPSPGTKPTPDGDSGSTPSQSPPPAG; encoded by the coding sequence ATGACCGCCGATGACTCGTTGACGAACGCTGAGCTGATCGATGGGCGCTACCGGATCCTCGAATGCGTCGGCCGCGGCGGGATGGCGCAGGTGTACCGCGCCGACGACACGATTCTCGGACGCGTCGTAGCGCTCAAGATGCTTCGCAGCGAACTCGAGGGGAACGAGGCCTCGGCAGGGCGTGCGCGCGGTGAGATGACCGCGCTCGCCTCTCTGAACCACCCGGCACTCGTCACGCTGTACGACGCCCATCTGGTGCCGGGACGTCCCGAGTACCTGGTGATGGAGTACGTGGACGGCCCCACGCTCGCCGAGCGCATTGCCGATGGCCCGCTCGCGCCCGGAGACGTCGCGGCACTCACAGCCGACCTCGCTGAAGCTCTGCACGTCGTGCACAGCGCCGGAATCGTGCATCGCGACATCAAGCCGTCCAATGTGCTGCTGTCGCGGGCGCCGTTTCCGACGAGTCGATCGGGCGCGAAGCTCGCCGACTTCGGCATCTCCGCCATCGTCGACGCCGCGCGGCTCACCACACCGGGGATCGTGATCGGCACCGCCGCGTACATCGCCCCCGAGCAGCTGCAGGGCGCGATGCCTGCCGCGCCGGCCGACATCTACTCGCTCGGCTTGATGATGCTGGAGGCCCTCACCGGGACTCGGCCGTTCCCGCAGGCAGAGGGGATCGGCGCCGCGCTGGCGAGACTCGACACTGCTCCTGTGGTGCCCGCCGACCTCGGGTCGGCGTGGTCGAACCTGCTGACGGCCATGACGGCGTCAGACCCGGGGGAGCGGCCCACAGCGTCGGAGGTGTTCACCGCAGCATCCGAGCTCACCACGGCTTCCGCTCGGCCGCCCCGTCCGGTGATTCCGGCTGCTGCGGCGGCAGCCGCCGCAGCAGCGGCGGTGGCGCGCTCGTCGGCTGCGGATGCGATGGCCGCTCCGACCGACGCTGTGACTGCCGCGATGACGACCTCGACGGGTGCGGGGGCCCTTGCGTCGACCGGCGCGACTCCATCCCCGTCGTCAGCAGCGACGTCTGATATGCCGATGGGCGCGGCATCCTTGCCCGCGGAGCCTACTCCGACTCGCGTTCTCGCCCGCTCAGCGCCGGATGGCGAGCCCGACCGCTCGACGACGCGCCGTCGGCTGGGATTCGTCGGGGCGGTCGCGGCCGTGGCCGCGGGCGCCGCGGTACTCGCCGGGGCGTGGATGGCCGGGAATGCCGTACCCGAACCCGCTGCGACGAACCCGGCCGACACCGGGCCATCGGAGATTGCGACCCCGACGCCCGAAGCGCCGGACGAGACACGAGACTCCGGTGTCGTCGGGAACACATCGGACGACAAGAACTCGGAGAAGGATCGCAAAGCTGAGAAGGAAGCCGAGAAAGCATCCGAAGAGCAGCGGAAGGCCGTAGAGAAAGCTCAGAAGGATGCCGAGGAAGCGGCCGAGGATGCTGAGGAGGCCGCGGAGGATACGGGGGATCAGCAGCTGGAGGAAGCCGAGCCGTCACCCGGCACCAAGCCGACACCGGATGGTGACTCGGGGTCGACGCCCTCGCAGTCGCCGCCGCCCGCCGGGTGA
- a CDS encoding bifunctional phosphatase PAP2/diacylglycerol kinase family protein encodes MRNFGTEGDRQVASHRTSLLKRGVASLTRPSVALRRVRLLPRWVRRLDSRAAQRINGHRHLPELDGALARLSHRADRSRLWFQIGTLLYLMGGAPRRGAVRGIGSLIVGSALANLVGKRVFGGDRPLLKDVPVPRRLRKTPTSGSFPSGHSASAAAFVTGVALESGRSGAVLAPLGAAVAYSRLHTGAHWLSDVIGGGALGAAVAVLGRMLVPAHPRPEPTHRGAMVELAALPDGAGALIFANPASGIDPLRPEPASFLAKELPSAEVHLLADGDDIAHLVRDAVASDDPPHVIGVWGGDGTVANTADAARRAHLPLVIFPGGTFNHFARTAGAATLDDAVQALKTGAGRRVDVAELAIDGGRPMTVMNVASVGVYPGFVAEREEMEGALGKPVATLIAAIRVLAWARTLSVRVDGRTARVWSVAVAAGQNSSASMVPLQRRRLDDGVLDVRVLHARGRMPRLRGLVALTFGVRASALLDRVPGRAELATIEAFTAQEVRIEARTSSGEPVHIAHDGEVSALDGGTAVATVRIVPGGLEVYGLADEDG; translated from the coding sequence ATGAGGAACTTCGGCACCGAAGGCGACCGGCAGGTCGCATCCCATCGCACCTCTCTTCTCAAGAGGGGAGTGGCGTCGCTCACGCGCCCGTCCGTCGCTCTGCGCCGGGTCCGTCTGCTGCCTCGCTGGGTGCGGCGGCTCGACTCACGCGCGGCGCAGCGGATCAACGGCCACCGGCATCTGCCAGAACTCGACGGCGCTCTCGCGCGGCTCTCGCATCGTGCGGATCGCAGCCGCCTCTGGTTCCAGATCGGGACGCTGCTGTACCTGATGGGCGGAGCGCCGCGCCGGGGCGCGGTGCGAGGCATCGGATCGCTGATCGTAGGGAGCGCACTGGCGAACCTCGTCGGGAAACGCGTGTTCGGAGGTGATCGGCCACTCCTCAAGGACGTTCCGGTCCCGCGTCGCCTGCGGAAGACACCGACATCGGGGTCGTTCCCTTCGGGGCACTCCGCGTCGGCGGCTGCTTTCGTGACGGGGGTCGCCCTCGAGTCCGGGCGCTCGGGCGCCGTGCTTGCACCGCTCGGTGCGGCCGTGGCATATTCTCGCCTGCATACCGGCGCGCACTGGCTGTCGGATGTCATCGGGGGAGGGGCGCTCGGCGCCGCGGTCGCGGTCCTCGGGCGGATGCTCGTGCCGGCGCACCCGCGACCCGAGCCCACGCACCGAGGGGCGATGGTCGAATTGGCTGCGCTGCCTGACGGCGCCGGCGCTCTGATCTTCGCCAATCCCGCCTCTGGTATCGACCCGCTGCGTCCGGAGCCCGCCTCTTTCCTGGCGAAGGAGCTCCCGTCGGCCGAGGTGCACCTGCTCGCGGACGGGGATGACATCGCACATCTGGTGCGTGACGCCGTCGCCTCAGATGACCCTCCTCACGTGATCGGAGTCTGGGGCGGCGACGGCACGGTAGCGAACACCGCAGATGCCGCGCGGCGCGCTCACCTGCCGTTGGTGATCTTCCCGGGAGGCACGTTCAACCACTTCGCCCGTACCGCCGGTGCGGCGACGCTGGACGATGCGGTGCAGGCGCTGAAGACGGGCGCCGGTCGACGCGTCGACGTCGCGGAGCTCGCGATCGACGGAGGTCGCCCCATGACCGTCATGAATGTCGCGTCGGTGGGCGTGTATCCCGGTTTCGTCGCCGAGCGCGAAGAGATGGAAGGCGCGCTGGGCAAGCCTGTGGCGACGCTCATCGCCGCCATCCGGGTCCTGGCGTGGGCTCGCACCCTTTCAGTGCGAGTGGACGGACGAACCGCGCGCGTCTGGTCCGTCGCAGTCGCAGCAGGGCAGAACTCATCTGCATCGATGGTGCCCCTGCAGCGGCGTCGCCTCGATGACGGTGTTCTCGACGTGCGCGTGCTGCATGCCCGCGGACGCATGCCGCGCCTTCGTGGCCTCGTCGCATTGACGTTCGGGGTGCGGGCATCCGCCCTGCTCGATCGGGTGCCGGGCCGCGCCGAGCTCGCGACGATCGAGGCGTTCACCGCGCAGGAAGTGCGCATCGAGGCCAGGACCTCCTCGGGTGAACCCGTGCACATCGCGCACGATGGCGAGGTCTCAGCGCTGGACGGAGGCACCGCCGTGGCGACCGTGCGGATCGTCCCCGGTGGCCTCGAGGTCTACGGACTCGCCGATGAGGACGGATAG
- a CDS encoding GNAT family N-acetyltransferase, which translates to MPAFPHPDLTVEQLTLSDLTSDDAPALVSAFSDPELRRWLPLPSPYTLQMGEAWCAEISEQMRREGRGLVIGIRRDGMLAGSIDAKRVDWRAGTLELSYWTAPLHRGQGLMSAALRRTTDWLIEGLGFERVELRISPGNTGSLATARAAGFTREGVARNAGFTDTGRTDLVIWSRVPMDYPSSSASP; encoded by the coding sequence ATGCCTGCGTTCCCGCATCCCGACCTGACCGTCGAGCAGCTCACGCTGTCAGACCTGACCTCTGACGACGCGCCTGCGCTCGTATCGGCCTTCTCGGACCCTGAGCTGCGGCGGTGGCTGCCCCTCCCCTCCCCGTACACACTGCAGATGGGCGAGGCATGGTGCGCGGAGATCTCTGAGCAGATGAGGCGTGAGGGACGCGGTCTCGTCATCGGCATCCGCCGTGACGGCATGCTCGCCGGAAGCATCGACGCGAAGCGCGTCGACTGGCGCGCAGGCACCCTCGAACTGAGCTACTGGACCGCTCCGCTCCACCGCGGTCAGGGGCTCATGTCGGCGGCACTGCGCCGCACGACGGACTGGCTGATCGAGGGCCTCGGCTTCGAACGTGTCGAGCTGCGGATCTCCCCCGGCAATACCGGGTCGCTCGCCACCGCCCGTGCCGCAGGCTTCACCCGCGAGGGCGTGGCGCGCAACGCCGGCTTCACCGATACGGGGCGCACAGATCTCGTCATCTGGTCCCGCGTCCCGATGGACTATCCGTCCTCATCGGCGAGTCCGTAG
- a CDS encoding arginase family protein gives MNRPIELIVSQGRVGDRTAGALPGALATGQAIGRMLGLEPRIIGDPSPARTDDWSECLPAATDTLHGLRDAVKRAFDSGAVPVLTTNTCGASIGTLPAVAERFPDAVVLWIDAHGDFNTPQTTESGYLGGMVVAAACGLWDSGHGAGLNPAQVVIVGGRDIDPAERKLLDEHRVTVLSPRESTPERVAELVDGRDVWIHVDWDVLEPGYIPAAYRVGEGLLPHHVAAIFAALAPGQVTGVELAEFEAGDDDIPSHLSLELILGTFQALRL, from the coding sequence ATGAACAGGCCGATCGAGCTCATCGTCTCGCAAGGACGCGTGGGCGACCGCACCGCCGGCGCGCTTCCGGGCGCACTCGCGACGGGCCAGGCGATCGGCCGGATGCTCGGGCTCGAGCCCCGCATCATCGGGGATCCTTCGCCGGCGCGCACGGACGACTGGTCGGAGTGCCTTCCGGCCGCCACCGACACGCTGCACGGCCTGCGCGACGCGGTGAAGCGGGCTTTCGACAGCGGAGCAGTTCCCGTGCTGACCACCAACACGTGCGGTGCGAGCATCGGCACCCTGCCTGCGGTCGCGGAGCGCTTCCCGGACGCCGTCGTGCTCTGGATCGACGCGCACGGCGACTTCAACACCCCGCAGACGACGGAGTCGGGATATCTCGGTGGCATGGTCGTCGCAGCGGCATGCGGTCTCTGGGACAGCGGGCACGGCGCCGGGCTGAACCCCGCGCAGGTGGTCATCGTCGGCGGCCGCGACATCGACCCTGCCGAGCGGAAGCTGCTGGACGAGCATCGGGTGACCGTTCTCAGCCCGCGGGAGAGCACACCGGAGAGGGTCGCCGAGCTCGTCGACGGGCGCGACGTGTGGATCCACGTCGACTGGGATGTGCTCGAGCCCGGCTACATCCCCGCCGCCTATCGCGTCGGCGAGGGTCTGCTGCCTCATCACGTGGCAGCGATCTTCGCAGCGCTCGCACCAGGCCAGGTGACGGGCGTCGAGCTCGCTGAGTTCGAAGCCGGGGACGATGACATCCCGTCTCACCTCAGTCTCGAGCTGATCCTCGGGACGTTTCAGGCGCTGCGTCTCTGA
- a CDS encoding MFS transporter, with the protein MTPGWRGWLVWGVAVAAYVLAITNRSSLSAVGVDAAERFQADAATLSLFAVVQLAVYGGLQIPIGVLLDRYGSRPIMVVGMLLMALGQFVMAVSPSIGIALIARVLLGAGDAAIFPAVLRLVATWFPAQRGPVMGQFTGLIGQTGQLVALMPLAALLHSTSWSITFGSIAGLGLLFAILVWMLVRNHPPERSADVTVNTETGLVQVITSAIDTGVGIRAAWAHPGTRLAFWSHFTTPFASTAFLLLWGMPFLTAGQGLSPAQAAGILSVNVLVSMALSPILGTLSRRIPTRRSLALVLPSVAVQVIAWSAVILWPGPAPIWLLVVLVVCLAAGGPASMIAFDHARTHNPAHRLSTATGVTNSGGFLAALVAIFFIGFTLDLQGAGTPDTYALDAFRWAFATQIPLWLIGASFIVRERKNTRIRMGLDPERTRRR; encoded by the coding sequence ATGACACCTGGTTGGCGCGGATGGCTTGTGTGGGGTGTGGCGGTCGCCGCCTACGTTCTCGCGATCACCAACCGCAGCTCGCTCAGCGCCGTCGGCGTCGATGCCGCCGAGCGCTTCCAGGCTGACGCCGCGACCCTCTCGCTCTTCGCCGTCGTGCAGCTCGCAGTATACGGCGGCCTTCAGATCCCCATCGGGGTGCTGCTCGACAGGTACGGGTCGCGCCCGATCATGGTGGTCGGCATGCTGCTGATGGCACTCGGTCAGTTCGTCATGGCGGTCTCTCCCAGCATCGGCATCGCCCTCATCGCCCGCGTGCTGCTCGGGGCCGGCGATGCGGCGATCTTCCCGGCCGTGCTGCGGCTGGTCGCAACATGGTTCCCCGCTCAGCGCGGACCCGTCATGGGCCAGTTCACCGGACTCATCGGCCAGACCGGCCAGCTGGTCGCCCTGATGCCTCTCGCCGCTCTGCTGCACTCGACCAGCTGGTCGATCACCTTCGGCAGCATCGCTGGTCTCGGACTGCTCTTCGCCATCCTCGTCTGGATGCTCGTGCGCAACCATCCGCCGGAACGCAGCGCCGACGTGACGGTGAACACGGAGACTGGACTGGTCCAGGTGATCACCTCCGCGATCGACACAGGAGTCGGAATCCGCGCGGCGTGGGCGCACCCCGGAACCCGCCTGGCGTTCTGGTCGCACTTCACGACCCCCTTCGCCAGCACGGCGTTCCTGCTTCTGTGGGGCATGCCCTTCCTCACCGCAGGGCAGGGGCTGTCGCCGGCCCAAGCCGCAGGCATCCTGTCGGTGAACGTGCTGGTCAGCATGGCACTCAGCCCCATTCTCGGCACTCTGTCGCGACGCATTCCCACCCGACGCTCTCTCGCCCTCGTGCTGCCGAGCGTCGCAGTCCAGGTCATCGCATGGAGCGCCGTGATCCTCTGGCCAGGTCCTGCGCCGATCTGGCTGCTGGTGGTGCTCGTGGTCTGTCTGGCTGCCGGCGGTCCGGCGTCGATGATCGCGTTCGACCATGCGCGCACCCACAATCCTGCCCACCGTCTCAGCACCGCCACGGGCGTGACGAACTCCGGCGGCTTCCTGGCCGCGCTGGTCGCGATCTTCTTCATCGGCTTCACCCTCGACCTTCAGGGCGCTGGTACGCCGGACACGTACGCGCTCGACGCCTTCCGCTGGGCGTTCGCTACGCAGATCCCGCTGTGGCTGATCGGGGCGTCGTTCATCGTCCGCGAACGCAAGAACACTCGGATTCGCATGGGGCTCGACCCCGAGCGCACGCGGCGCCGCTGA
- a CDS encoding GrpB family protein yields the protein MAAIGERLAGLPGAGDAEYDHIGSTAMPGLAAKPYLDLQVRISPLPTDSDVSTRLESLGFERAIGSRPDSPGVYRDIPRGSERVDDVVSEKSIFTNASEGVILPARGVDVN from the coding sequence TTGGCCGCGATCGGCGAGCGTCTTGCCGGTCTACCTGGCGCTGGCGATGCTGAGTACGATCACATCGGATCGACGGCGATGCCCGGGCTTGCAGCCAAACCGTACCTCGATCTTCAGGTCAGGATCTCACCGCTGCCAACCGATAGTGACGTGTCCACAAGGCTCGAATCCTTGGGTTTCGAGCGCGCCATCGGTTCCAGGCCTGACTCCCCAGGCGTCTATCGCGACATCCCGCGCGGGTCGGAACGAGTCGACGACGTCGTATCGGAGAAGTCGATATTCACCAATGCCTCCGAAGGCGTGATCCTGCCTGCACGTGGTGTCGACGTGAACTGA